One window from the genome of Dyella sp. A6 encodes:
- the egtD gene encoding L-histidine N(alpha)-methyltransferase, with product MSPKYFYDAMGSALFEQICETPEYYPTRTELKLLGNIAHTLTKALPEDTVLVELGSGASEKTRALLDATTHISTYVPIDISPDALCQARRRLKTRYPALRIDPLVADFTTGIHLPDDLKRKHRVGFFPGSTIGNFDRPQAILLLQLMLWDLGRSSELIIGVDLLKDRKTLIAAYNDAQGITARFNKNLLVRMNLELDGGIDLDAFEHRAIWNEAMSRIEMHLVSLHDQTFSVAGHAFFMRKGESIHTENSHKFTVESFSNLAVESGWTVADVWVDEHRPFGIFRLTASAGEEERAT from the coding sequence CTGTCGCCCAAATACTTCTACGATGCAATGGGTTCAGCTCTGTTCGAGCAGATCTGCGAAACCCCGGAGTACTACCCGACACGCACGGAACTGAAGCTGCTGGGCAATATCGCCCACACGCTCACTAAGGCATTGCCGGAAGATACCGTTCTAGTCGAGCTGGGCAGTGGTGCGAGCGAAAAAACCCGTGCCCTTCTCGACGCAACGACGCACATCAGCACCTATGTTCCCATTGACATAAGTCCCGATGCCCTGTGCCAGGCCAGGCGTCGTCTGAAGACACGCTATCCGGCATTGCGTATCGATCCACTCGTCGCCGACTTCACCACCGGCATCCATCTACCGGACGACCTGAAGCGGAAGCATCGGGTCGGCTTTTTCCCGGGCTCCACCATCGGAAATTTCGATCGTCCGCAGGCTATCTTGCTACTTCAGCTCATGCTCTGGGATCTTGGAAGGTCGTCGGAACTGATCATCGGCGTGGATCTTCTCAAAGACCGCAAGACGCTGATTGCTGCGTATAACGACGCGCAAGGCATCACCGCCAGGTTCAACAAGAATCTGCTGGTCCGCATGAACCTCGAACTCGATGGCGGTATCGATCTCGATGCCTTCGAACACCGCGCCATCTGGAACGAAGCCATGAGCCGTATCGAGATGCACCTCGTCAGTCTTCATGATCAGACATTTTCCGTCGCCGGCCACGCCTTTTTCATGCGCAAGGGCGAGTCCATTCATACCGAGAATTCGCACAAATTCACCGTCGAATCGTTCTCGAACCTGGCCGTCGAATCAGGCTGGACCGTCGCCGACGTCTGGGTCGATGAGCACCGTCCATTCGGTATTTTTCGGCTCACGGCATCGGCTGGTGAAGAGGAACGGGCCACCTGA
- a CDS encoding alpha/beta hydrolase, with product MSTLELHRHALRDGESDQQARIFQRNALLDALYPANRRLMYAAMSAQAPLADGVSIEPVHTPEVRGWWVRPENPLPRKTIFYVHGGGYHLGDARSYLNFVSHIAVKTRCAVFCVDYALAPEHRFPAAYDDVRRALSWFVDQDAAEYVAMGDSAGGGLVLATIDQQPVSGAALTSVVVYSPWTDLSNSGASFIDPGTHDPVFVPAVLKGLASSYLDGANALDPRASPLFGIPSQLPPLYIQVGSDELLLDDSLRYADGAAAKGHAVRLDIFDGMYHVFQRDVGVLDTASVALAQAAAFITASWSDGEPRDRLPHSDNTV from the coding sequence ATGAGCACACTCGAATTGCATCGCCATGCCCTCCGGGATGGCGAGAGCGACCAGCAGGCGCGCATCTTCCAGCGCAATGCACTACTAGACGCACTGTATCCAGCGAATCGACGCTTGATGTACGCCGCGATGTCTGCCCAGGCTCCGTTGGCGGACGGTGTCTCTATCGAGCCGGTCCATACTCCAGAGGTCCGCGGCTGGTGGGTGCGCCCGGAAAATCCTCTGCCTAGAAAAACCATCTTCTATGTCCACGGCGGCGGCTATCACTTGGGTGACGCCCGCTCATATCTGAACTTTGTCAGTCACATCGCCGTAAAGACACGGTGCGCAGTGTTCTGTGTCGACTACGCCCTCGCACCTGAACATCGCTTTCCCGCGGCATACGACGACGTGCGGCGGGCATTGAGCTGGTTCGTCGACCAGGACGCAGCCGAATACGTAGCGATGGGAGATTCGGCAGGCGGCGGGCTGGTGCTGGCCACGATCGATCAACAGCCTGTGTCAGGCGCAGCCCTCACATCCGTGGTGGTGTACTCGCCGTGGACGGATCTCAGTAACTCTGGCGCCTCGTTCATCGATCCGGGCACTCACGACCCGGTGTTTGTGCCGGCTGTTCTGAAGGGGCTGGCTAGTTCCTACCTGGACGGTGCCAATGCGCTCGATCCCCGAGCATCACCGCTGTTCGGCATTCCCAGCCAGCTGCCACCGCTCTACATCCAAGTAGGCTCCGACGAACTACTCCTGGATGATTCTTTGCGCTATGCCGATGGCGCAGCCGCCAAGGGGCACGCGGTACGTTTGGACATCTTCGATGGCATGTACCACGTGTTCCAGCGTGATGTGGGCGTGTTGGACACCGCAAGCGTCGCCCTGGCCCAGGCCGCGGCGTTCATTACGGCATCGTGGTCAGACGGAGAGCCCCGTGATCGGTTGCCCCACTCCGATAACACCGTGTAA
- a CDS encoding helix-turn-helix domain-containing protein — protein MGIDDSSNPQRSRRGPISATDARAIDPGINTLVHEIIGRVADKWTMLTLEVLEEHGRVRFTQVGTLVGDISQKMLTKTLRQMERDGLVTRTVYPVIPPRVEYELTALGRSLSAAFCDVWHWAERHQEEVERCRRSFEARSDS, from the coding sequence ATGGGCATTGATGACAGCTCCAATCCGCAGCGAAGCCGTCGCGGTCCCATATCGGCGACCGATGCCAGGGCTATCGATCCTGGTATCAACACGTTGGTGCACGAGATCATCGGACGCGTGGCCGACAAGTGGACGATGCTGACCCTTGAGGTGCTCGAAGAGCACGGTCGAGTGCGCTTTACCCAGGTGGGGACCCTGGTCGGCGACATCAGCCAAAAGATGCTCACCAAGACGCTACGTCAGATGGAGCGCGACGGCCTGGTGACACGCACTGTATATCCGGTGATTCCACCGCGGGTCGAGTACGAGTTGACTGCTCTTGGCAGAAGTCTTAGCGCTGCCTTCTGCGACGTCTGGCACTGGGCTGAGCGGCACCAAGAGGAGGTCGAGCGCTGCCGTCGTTCGTTCGAAGCGCGAAGCGATTCTTAG
- a CDS encoding SDR family oxidoreductase yields MNPTDNTILITGGGSGIGRALADAFQARGNTVIVTGRRLDLLQAVVAGKPDMHAMSLDISQADAVAVFARRVVMDFPRLNVVINNAGIMRAENLLADTVDQTDAETTVATNLLGPMRLNAALLPHLRAQPRAAILNVSSGLAFVPRADTPTYNATKAAIHSYSQSLRFQLRHSKVQVHELVPPYVQTELMSAEQANDPLAMPLADFIEETMSILDTAPDVEEVLVERVLPLRHAERGDYSTFFRTFNERLATH; encoded by the coding sequence ATGAACCCCACCGACAACACCATTCTCATCACGGGCGGCGGCTCGGGCATTGGCCGCGCACTCGCCGATGCCTTTCAGGCCCGCGGCAATACCGTCATCGTCACCGGACGTCGGCTAGACCTTCTGCAGGCGGTGGTCGCAGGCAAACCGGACATGCATGCGATGTCTCTGGACATTAGCCAAGCAGATGCCGTCGCCGTCTTTGCGCGCCGCGTCGTGATGGACTTCCCCCGCCTGAACGTCGTCATCAACAATGCCGGCATCATGCGTGCCGAGAACCTGCTCGCCGATACCGTCGACCAGACTGACGCCGAGACCACGGTGGCAACCAATCTGCTCGGCCCCATGCGCCTGAACGCGGCGCTCTTGCCGCATCTGCGCGCGCAGCCTCGCGCTGCAATCCTCAACGTCTCCTCCGGCCTAGCCTTCGTGCCGCGTGCAGACACGCCGACCTACAACGCCACGAAGGCAGCGATCCATTCCTATTCGCAATCGCTTCGGTTCCAGCTGCGTCACAGTAAGGTGCAGGTCCACGAACTGGTTCCACCGTATGTGCAGACCGAGCTGATGAGTGCCGAGCAGGCCAACGATCCGCTGGCCATGCCGCTTGCCGATTTCATCGAGGAAACCATGTCCATTCTCGACACTGCTCCGGATGTCGAGGAAGTACTTGTTGAGCGCGTCCTACCGCTGCGTCATGCCGAACGCGGCGATTACTCCACGTTCTTCCGAACCTTCAACGAGCGGCTTGCAACGCACTGA